A DNA window from Drosophila pseudoobscura strain MV-25-SWS-2005 chromosome 2, UCI_Dpse_MV25, whole genome shotgun sequence contains the following coding sequences:
- the LOC4801031 gene encoding leukocyte receptor cluster member 1 → MNILPKKRWHVRTKDNIARVRRDEAAAEAEDRKRQEKLELAESEARINFLRRQSGLPEKATVPVRSDDAAAPTPGESRGVDLFADYKTHVKTTNKDLEKEQKEEQEKYEKQIGYLTYLGQDTNEALKTRSWYEVAPKRPEREDHTATEVHLKQKLSHDPLTLINALIPPEKKAPKRAPKRKAERTPSPTPNSLAERSPTHSAHKSKKSRKDKKGSKESKKHKNKKKKSHKSVKESKELALAAERHKREKLERLRKERLRREASERQRSEALFALPKAAVPASAASTPAPTPKIVQKYNSQFNPDLAKQNMF, encoded by the exons ATGAATATTTTACCAAAGAAACG CTGGCATGTGCGCACCAAAGACAACATAGCCCGCGTGCGCCGGGATGAAGCCGCCGCTGAAGCAGAGGACCGCAAGCGCCAGGAAAAGTTGGAGTTGGCT GAAAGCGAGGCCCGCATCAATTTCCTGCGCCGCCAATCGGGTCTCCCGGAGAAAGCCACAGTTCCCGTCCGGTCCGATGATGCAGCCGCCCCCACCCCTGGCGAATCGAGAGGTGTGGATCTGTTTGCGGACTACAAGACACACGTGAAGACCACAAATAAGGATCTGGAAAAGGAGcaaaaggaggagcaggaaaaGTATGAGAAGCAGATTGGATACCTCACGTATCTGGGCCAAGACACCAACGAGGCACTGAAAACTCGCAGTTGGTACGAGGTGGCTCCCAAGCGGCCAGAGCGCGAAGACCACACTGCCACTGAAGTTCACCTCAAGCAGAAGCTATCCCACGACCCGCTTACACTGATAAATGCCCTGATACCACCGGAGAAGAAAGCGCCGAAACGAGCtcccaaaagaaaagcagaacGAACGCCGTCGCCGACCCCGAATTCTCTGGCGGAACGCTCTCCCACACACTCAGCACACAAATCGAAAAAGAGCAGGAAGGATAAAAAAGGCAGCAAGGAGAGCAAAAAACATaagaacaagaaaaagaaaagccacaAAAGTGTAAAGGAGTCGAAAGAATTGGCCCTGGCTGCGGAGCGGCACAAGCGGGAGAAGCTGGAGAGGCTGCGCAAGGAGCGACTGCGTCGGGAAGCTTCTGAGCGCCAACGATCCGAGGCCTTGTTTGCACTACCAAAAGCTGCGGTGCCCGCCAGTGCAGCCAGCACACCGGCGCCAACGCCAAAGATTGTTCAGAAGTACAATAGTCAGTTTAATCCAGACTTGGCCAagcaaaatatgttttaa